Proteins from one Archocentrus centrarchus isolate MPI-CPG fArcCen1 chromosome 8, fArcCen1, whole genome shotgun sequence genomic window:
- the carhsp1 gene encoding calcium-regulated heat-stable protein 1: protein MSSQDAAIKGSRPVTPPLLSPRSPCSPESLQPPGCRRRDRSPSPMRGYLIPSPLPTRRNRTCSATARAAEGPVFTGVCKHFSRSKGHGFITPSDGGADIFVHISDIEGEYVLVEGDEVSYKVCSIPPKYEKVQAVEVTITHLNPGTKHETWSGHTVDS from the exons ATGTCCTCTCAGGATGCTGCCATCAAAGGGTCGCGACCTGTGACCCCTCCACTGCTTTCTCCAAGATCCCCATGTTCCCCAG AATCACTGCAGCCTCCAGGCTGCAGACGCAGAGACCGCTCGCCTTCCCCCATGAGAGGCTACCTCATCCCCAGCCCTCTGCCCACACGCAGAAACAGGACCTGCTCAGC GACGGCTCGTGCAGCAGAGGGTCCCGTGTTTACTGGCGTGTGTAAACATTTTTCCCGCTCCAAAGGCCATGGATTTATCACACCATCGGACGGGGGCGCCGACATCTTTGTCCACATCTCAGA caTCGAGGGCGAGTACGTGCTGGTGGAAGGCGACGAAGTGAGCTACAAGGTGTGCTCCATCCCTCCTAAATATGAGAAGGTCCAGGCGGTGGAGGTGACCATAACCCATCTCAATCCTGGAACCAAACACGAGACCTGGTCGGGGCACACCGTCGACAGCTGA
- the ppp1r9ba gene encoding neurabin-2: MMKTEPPSATGGNGASGGSSGTSNLRSPSPHRNAYEAGLAALKKATDHLNNAANGGADPASKPAPLPRPPGRGRKYGSNVHRIKNMFMQMQSPGDEEDGAKMIGKDQAVKLSLPRVSSLNENVDHSALLKLGGTVSERVNRFDSKAGREGSGSSVGFSKLQETRRIFEQRTLQEKQAATNRILLKKERASGFQGSRLDVVARFNGSTEALDRLDDPPVPTAPSVPSAAPLAGAGEAVSPTVSQLSAAFEKGELQNNLYLPQRRSAPALAPKPKPPPRVEVAERKTKVLPPGKEEKEEGKAGVTQAAELPEEMGFLQRSVGEPVTNEEKDGFGHSGDQLSNSSYSSSSSVTVTSSSSSSEAKPEADAQLAATEAKGSSTMTAPELQTQSGDQDNTTAGSEAGGRLVQAEVHASLENGEKAPPSSSPSSEEKEGDSEEQAKEEDENDEDGSRKEDYSEGDLIDISAYSGLGEEDSGGSQLDDEEDEDDEEAYQPETSCSEIPGLPEEEEPPPPNRKICFSTEPIRVFTTYSNEDYDRRNDDVDPMAASAEYELEKRVEKLDLFPVELEKDSDGLGISIIGMGAGADMGLEKLGIFVKTVTEGGAAQRDGRIQVNDLIVEVDGTSLVGVTQSFAASVLRNTTGKVRFVIGREKPGEQSEVAQLIQQTLEQERWQREMMEQRYKQYMDEDEETGEYATDEEEEMSPMFPNSIEVFDLAENQEMLSPLELDPEKLTHKFKELQIKHAVTQAEIQLLKRKLAHAEQDKLRWRMERAQLEQNIRDSKERMEKLESYWMEAQSLCKAVDEHLKETQAQYQTLERKYSKAKRLIKEYQQKEIEYLKKETAQRRAQEETEATHKEETDNLQEKITDLETKVDALKTPKPS; the protein is encoded by the exons ATGATGAAGACTGAGCCTCCGTCGGCCACGGGAGGCAACGGGGCCTCCGGTGGGAGCAGCGGGACCTCGAATTTACGAAGTCCCTCTCCCCACCGCAACGCCTACGAGGCGGGTCTTGCGGCGCTGAAGAAGGCCACAGACCATCTCAACAATGCTGCCAATGGAGGCGCCGACCCTGCCTCAAAACCTGCTCCCCTGCCCCGACCCCCCGGGAGGGGCCGTAAATACGGCTCAAACGTTCATCGCATCAAGAACATGTTCATGCAGATGCAGTCTCCTGGTGATGAGGAGGACGGAGCCAAAATGATTG GTAAGGATCAGGCGGTGAAACTGTCCCTGCCGAGGGTATCCAGCCTCAATGAGAACGTGGACCACAGCGCCCTGCTGAAACTTGGGGGCACAGTTTCTGAGAGGGTCAACCGTTTTGACTCTAAAGCTGGTAGGGAGGGCAGTGGCTCATCTGTGGGTTTCTCCAAGCTCCAGGAGACCAGGAGGATCTTTGAGCAGCGGACTCTGCAG GAGAAGCAAGCTGCCACTAATCGCATCTTGCTGAAGAAGGAGAGGGCATCGGGCTTTCAAGGCAGCCGTCTGGATGTTGTGGCTCGCTTTAATGGGTCCACCGAAGCCCTGGACCGGCTAGATGATCCCCCCGTTCCCACTGCTCCTTCTGTTCCCTCTGCTGCACCTTTAGCCGGGGCGGGTGAGGCCGTCAGTCCCACTGTGAGCCAGCTCAGCGCCGCATTTGAGAAGGGTGAACTGCAAAACAATCTCTACCTCCCCCAGCGCCGCTCAGCCCCTGCCTTGGCACCAAAACCCAAGCCTCCACCCAGAGTGGAGGTTGCAGAGAGGAAG ACAAAGGTGCTACCTCCAggtaaggaagaaaaagaggagggaAAAGCAGGAGTTACTCAGGCAGCagagctacctgaggaaatgGGTTTCCTACAGAGGAGTGTAGGGGAACCGGTGACGAATGAGGAGAAGGATGGATTTGGACACTCTGGGGACCAGCTGTCCAACTCCTCCTATTCTTCATCATCCTCAGTGACTGTCacgtcttcctcttcctcatcgGAGGCCAAACCAGAGGCAGATGCCCAGCTGGCAGCGACTGAAGCCAAGGGCTCAAGTACAATGACAGCCCCTGAGCTGCAAACACAGTCCGGAGATCAGGACAACACCACTGCTGGATCTGAGGCCGGGGGCAGGCTGGTACAAGCTGAGGTTCATGCCTCACTGGAAAATGGAGAGAAAGCGcctccatcttcctctcctTCATCAGAGGAGAAAGAAGGGGACTCTGAGGAGCAGGCCAAGGAAGAGGATGAGAATGATGAGGATGGCTCAAGGAAGGAGGATTATTCGGAGGGAGACCTGATAGATATAAGTGCATACAGCGGGCTTGGGGAGGAAGACTCTGGGGGAAGCCAGCTGGATGATGAGGAAGACGAAGATGATGAGGAGGCATATCAGCCAGAGACCAGCTGCTCAGAAATCCCAGGCCTTcctgaggaagaggagcctCCACCACCCAATAGAAAGATTTGCTTCAGCACTGAGCCAATCagg GTCTTCACCACCTATTCTAATGAAGACTACGACCGACGTAACGATGATGTTGACCCCATGGCAGCCTCAGCTGAGTACGAGCTGGAGAAGAGGGTCGAGAAGTTGGACCTGTTTCCTGTCGAGCTGGAGAAAG ACAGTGACGGCCTCGGTATCAGTATCATTGGTATGGGTGCAGGAGCTGATATGGGCCTGGAGAAACTGGGGATCTTTGTTAAGACGGTCACTGAGGGTGGAGCTGCACAGAGAGACGGCAG GATTCAGGTGAATGACCTGATAGTGGAGGTTGATGGGACCAGCCTGGTTGGTGTTACTCAGAGCTTTGCTGCCTCTGTCCTCCGCAATACCACCGGCAAAGTCAG GTTTGTGATTGGCCGGGAGAAGCCGGGGGAACAGAGTGAAGTGGCTCAGCTGATCCAGCAGACTCTAGAACAGGAGAGGTGGCAGAGAGAGATGATGGAGCAGAGATACAAACAGTACAtggatgaagatgaagag ACAGGTGAATATGCAacagacgaggaggaggagatgagtCCGATGTTTCCAAACTCTATAGAGGTTTTCGATCTGGCAGAGAACCAGGAAATGCTGTCTCCTCTGGAGCTGGACCCAGAGAAACTAACCCACAAATTCAAGGAG CTCCAGATTAAGCATGCAGTAACCCAGGCAGAGATCCAGCTGCTAAAGAGGAAG ctgGCTCATGCGGAGCAGGATAAGTTGCGTTGGAGGATGGAGCGTGCTCAGTTGGAGCAAAACATCCGGGACAGTAAAGAGAGGATGGAGAAGCTCGAGAGCTACTGGATGGAGGCACAGTCCCTGTGTAAG GCTGTGGATGAACATTTGAAGGAAACTCAGGCTCAGTACCAAACCCTGGAGAGGAAATACAGCAAAGCCAAGCGTCTGATTAAAGAATACCAGCAGAA GGAGATCGAGTACCTGAAGAAAGAGACGGCTCAGCGTCGGGCACAAGAAGAGACCGAGGCAACACACAAAGAGGAGACCGACAACCTGCAGGAAAAG ATTACAGACTTGGAGACCAAAGTGGATGCCTTGAAGACCCCCAAACCCTCCTAG